The Cryptococcus gattii WM276 chromosome F, complete sequence genome segment GACTCCAAGTAAGTGAAATTTCGTTTATGCGTATATGGCCAAAATCTCACCTACGATTAGGCCTGAGCCTACCGTTTGGGGTGAGAGGTTGCCCTTTGGCACCATTTGTGGCGAGTTCACGTCTCCCGATGGCGGCTGGATTCACAGCGTTGCGTTTTCGCCTTCCGGCAATATCCTCGCCTATGTTTGTAAGTTAATCTTGCCCAATAACAGTAAACTATTCTAATAGGCCTCTTAGCCCATGATTCTTCCCTCTCCGTCGTCTATCCTTCCGCGCCCGGTGCTCCTCCTGCTGCCGATTTCGCCCTCCGTCTCCCCTCCCTTCCCTTTGTCGATCTGACATTCACCTCTGAATCCACCCTCATTGCTGCGGGACACGATTGTCAGCCTATCGTATTCACCGGCTCGGAATTCGGCTGGGCTCTTTCCCACTCTCTCGATGACCCTGCCTCTGGCGGTTCTCGCCCTCTGACTCCGACCGCTACCGGCTCTCGTTCCGGCGGAGTTGGCAGGTTGGGCAACAATGAAGCTTTCAACATGTTCAAGGCGGCCGACTCTAGGGGCCAACGAGGTGTCGCCGCTCCCGGTGCAACTCCGACCAGTGCGGGCTTGACACCTGTCGGTGCTGATGGGTTGTTGACGACTGTGCACCAGAACACGATCACTTGGGTTGAGCCTTACGAGTGGGGACAGGGCGGAGAGGTTACCAAGGTTGGTACGGCGGGTAAGGATGGGAGGTTGGTCATTTGGCCTGTTACAGCTGCCAAGTCCGGTTTAGCCGGCAGGATGACCGGGTTGTCGGTGTAGAGCAGAAAGTATGGCTGTATCCCGATAGTGGAAGAAAGTAAAAGAAAAAGGTTGTAGATGGCAAGCTGGTACAAGGAATGAATGGTCAAATAACCATCAATATGTCTTTTAGGAGGGAGCATTTACAATACGTGCTGCTTGTTCGATTTTTTTTCGAGTCACAGTATGATACCATGCCTGGCAAGTTGTTTGAAGCGAGCAAGGCCAGCCGTTCTGAAGTTATTTCGGTTCTATCAATACAATATCCCGATCACATCTTTGGAACCAGAAACAGAAATGGATTGTCTTAACACTTTTAAAAACTCTGTACAAGTACATGTTCGACTTGTGGCGTGCGTATTTCCAGTTTAATGAAGATGAGTCAAGAAAGGGGGGATCGTCTCTTGTACAGCACGATCCCTGCTCTGTGAAAAGTAATaaaaggagaaagaagaagatggtgtGCGTTGGGGTGGAGCTTGATTTCCTTTGATCTTGGTCTTCTTATTATTGATCTTGACAACTACGAGTAGTCAGAATATTATGACAATGGTGAAATGGCGACGAACATGGTAGGTCACAAGAGTAGAATATATTATATAGCTCGGCCGGGGGTTCAAGCAAGAAGTGCGCTGCTGGGGTATCGAACTAACAGACATAAAGCACTCTCAAACACAAAAGTTAATCACCTAGACATTTTGAAGATCATGGGTAGAGATAAAGTCAGTTCTTTATTTTCTCTTTACCACTTGCTCATCCGCAACTCCCctcgctcttcttcttcccattcGACTCAACGCTGACCGCCTATTAACCGTCTTCCCCAAATGATATATAGGGAACAAACCAACATAAAtcaaagaaaaagaagatgacacagaagaagcaggCCAAAGCGGTACAATTTAACGAGCAGCATGGCAAGTTTGGGCAAATGAAGACTGATGCTCGTATGGAAAGACAGACAGGGCGagaagcaaaagaagagaaggggAAGCCCGAGGAAACGTCTATACATAGGTAGTCCGGTTGAAAATGCCGGTTAAGGAGTCAAGTAGAAAAATTACGCCTCCTGCTTGATTTGTTCTGATAGGAGGCAAAAAGGATTGAATATGAATACATTTACTCTATACTGGTACCGGATAATAGTCGTTTGAGATGGTTTTACAagtctttttttttctatGTCGTACTAGTCTCGCTAGTGACTTCTTCTCCTAATGGTGGGAAGTTTTCCAGATTCACCCTATCACGACAAAAATTCCCAAAAGAGTCAACTTGACCACCCACAAATGAATGTACATAACGTCGGGAAGAAAATGGATGGGAAAAACTTCTGCGTGtgaggagagagaaaagcAACTCACGTCCTGACATCCCAAACATCTTCACTACTAACCCCAACTCTTCTCCTCGCCCACCATTCCGCCCGTCGCTTCACCCACAGTTCCCGTTTACCTTCTGGATCTTCAGATTTGAGGGACATGCAGTATTTGAAATCCTGAAATTTCCATGAACAATTGTGTAGTTCACCATGGCGGTAAATGTTGCGGAGTTGTGGTACGAGAGCTAtgtggagaagaaaaaaaagttAGTCGGGGGTTGAGAGAGGGGAGCTTGAGATTGAGACGAACCGTAGCACATGAGGAATTCATCTCTGATCGTCTCGTTTGTCAGCAAAAAGTCTATAGCGTAGATATAAGAAGGTTACATACAGTAATCTCATACATGCTGGGACATCGTCTGGAGTAGGGTACTGGAGCTCTTGGAGTTTGAGCTCGTCTTTGAGGGTAGTTTCGAAACGATCGACCTGGGGTAAATGGTTTGCGGGTTTTTCCACTgactgctgctgctgctgctgcgTGTGTTGTTGCTCTTGGGCAGTGCCCTGTTGTTGTTTTCCAAAGAATGGAATGGGCATTACGACGAGTGTTGTGGAAAGAGGATATGGAAATTGGCGTATAAGTAACCGAGATGTTTTGATTTGGTTTATTTTCGACATTAGCCAATGCCCGGTGACGCATACTCGTTTCTTTCACATTTCATTCCCCATCTCatttctcttttttttttttctttcctcgtcGCCCCGTCTCACTGTACATACAATGGCTCTCCCAGGGACGGAGACTATACGCTTCCGTAGGCCTACAACAGGCCCGAATGCTGTCGAACAGAAAAAGGAGCCGAAAAAGGATGAGTTTGGTAGTCTTGCTCCCATCGGATGGAAGAGGCGACACCAGGGTTTGTTACAGGACCAGCTCAAGAGGTGCGTTCAGATGTCTTTGATGTGTACAACGATCCGTATACTGATGGGGTTGCTGCTCTCTGCATatgaaaaaaaaggaatCAGCAAGGCCCATTCATTCCCTCGTTATCCCTAGCTTTGCGATTGTTGTTGCTCGTCAGGACGGCCTCAGCTATGTACAGTATCATCTCGGATTGTGATGAGGGTGAGTTTTTCTTTCCTTACCAATGGCCAAGGGATATGAAGAGTGTCTCATCCAAAAAAATTCTAGTGTTCAACTTTTACGAACCCTTGCACTACTTTCAATATAATCACGGTTTCCAGACATGGGAGCTTTCTCCTCAATTCGCTGTGAGGAGCTGGGCGTatatccttcttcattgGCCTCTTGCCCATCTCGGCCCCCTGATCCTCGGTGTCGGCAAGGTAAACTAATTTCCTATTCCCTATTTCCCATCGTGCTTCTGAACGAACTGGCTGACTATGATATGAATTGACTAGCGCCCCGCTTTCTTTGCTCTCAGGATCTGTCTCGGCGCGATTTGTTCATACTGCGAAGCCAAGTTTTTCAGGACTGTGGTGGAGACTGTGAATGAGCGTGTGGGTCGATACTTGCTTTTCGCCATGATCCTCAGTGCGGGCATGTGGTCCGCTAGTGTCGGTACGTCTTTCCCACTTTCATCGTTTCCATTCTTTTTACATTGTCAAATTCTAACCCTAACatttttatttatttatttgGAATGATCAGCATTCCTCCCGTCATCGTTCGCCATGTACACCACCATGCTCGCATCTTCCTACTGGTTCCAGCCGGCTACCACCACTCCTCAGGGCACGATCCGTACCTACCGCGCAACATTCTTCTACGCGCTCGGTGCCATTGTCGGGTGGCCATTCAGCGCTGCGCTCGGTATCCCGTTTATCTTTGAACAGCTATTCCTTGGCGCGGGAGAGATTGTGCCTCCTGAACTCAAGCATATTTGGAGATCCAAGCGATGGGATACGATGTGGAAGGCAGTGACGATGAGCGCGTCTATCGTTCTTCCTGTATACTTGATCGATTCATGGGTGTACGGCCGCCCCACGCTCCCGACGTTAAACATTATCACTTACAACATTTTCTCCGGTAACGGTCCCGATCTATATGGGACTTCCCCTCCTACATTCTACCTCGCCAACTTGTTTCTCAATTTCAACTTTTTCGTGCCTCTTGCGTTGCTTTCGCTGCCGGCTTTGGCTGTGACGTACAAGTACGATTTCCGCCGATTGGGTAGGACGCAGATGGCGCCCAGGGAAGGCGAGACGAGTCCATATGTATTGTTGGTCACGAGGCTCGCGCCATTCTATGTGTGGTTTGCAATCTTGACGGCACAGTCGCACAAGGAGGAAAGGTTCTTTTTCCCGGCGTACCCGCTTTTGTGTTTTAACGCTGCTGTGACGATTTACCTCGTTAGGGGATGGATGGAGAAGGTGTATATTCATCTCACCAGGTCGCCTTACAACGTGAGTCTTTACGCATTCTAAGTCTGTTTGGAAAGTTATACTAAAATTTCTTCTTATTGATAGGCGAGCCgctcttccatcttttccaaCTTTACCCTCCTCGTTGTCCTCCTCCCCTGCCTACTGTCTGTAAGTCGTATCGCCGCTACCTACTACTTCTACCACGCTCCCTTTGATATTGTTCACCATTTCCAATACAACACCCTTCCCGGTATCCTTTCCAACTTGGGATACGAACCTATCCCTCTCCCTGAAAGCTACCGACCCAATGGTAAAGAGGATGAGCGCGAGATCCAATGGGATCTTTCCCCCCTGCAAGACCTCGACGAGCCTGTTAGTATCTGTTACGGCACGGAATGGCATAGATTCCCTGGTAGTTACCTCATCCCTGAAGGTGTGCAGGTGAACTTTGTGCAGACGGAGTTTGATGGGATGATGCCTAGGAAATGGGAGGAGAGTGCAAAGAAGGGCAGGTGGCCGAGAAGTGAGACGAGGATGGTAAGGCCTGGAAGGTTTAATGGCGAGAACAAGGCTTCGCTCGAGCATGGTACTTTTGTAAGTCTCCCTCCCTTGCTTCTTGAATTTAAAAATAAATTGCTGCTGCACATTTGCTGATTGTGGCTGTGTTGAAAAGGTCGACCCCAGCGAGTGCATGTACATGGTCGCCCTCTCCATGTTGTCGCAAACGCCTACCGAGCTCGAGCCGGACTGGACCAGATCACCCGAATGGGAAAAGGAGTTTTGCACAACGTTTTTGGACGGGCAGAGCAGCAAGTGGTGGTCGAGGCTGATTTACTTGCCATGGGGTCTTCTGGACAGCGGCCGAGTGTATGGAGAGTATTGCTTGATGCACCGGAAGGGTGCTATGCATGGTGCTTAAGGGTGTTTAATAGTTTTTTTTTACGAAATATGATATATGACCGGGATATGCATATGGAATGAATTCGTTGCGTTGGCTTGCGCCACTCTGCCGACTTGTCCCTCCGCGGGTGGTGACGCATCGCCATGTTATTGTCTCCAAATCCATCTCCATTCTTCTCTTGCATCTCATACCACACCATGTTCTCCACTGCAGCAAACCCTTACGATGACCTCGTCAGTACGTGCATCCACTCGCTGCGCTCCCCTGCTCCACGCTCACATCGTAACCTGCAGTCAAAGCCACAGACGAGAACCTCGCATCAGAGGATTGGGCTCTCAACATGGACGTATGCGACAAGGTCTCTAGCGACGGCCAGAACGGGTAAGTCGTTGGTACGGATGACCTGGTGGTGGGGATGGAATAGGCCACTGATTTAATGGGATTACTCAGGGCTCGACAGGCCATCACTGCATTACAGAAGCGACTGTCCCACAGGAACCCAAACGTCCAAATCTACGCTCTTGAAGTGAGTTTGGAAAGTCTTGTGCTTACGCGGGTGGTGGAATGGAGGATAAAGTCGGTGGCTGACGTAGACTCTTATAATCCCATCAATAGCTCGCCAATTCACTCGCTCAGAATTGCGGTAAAGACCTGCTCGGCGAACTCTCCTCTCGCAACTGGACCAGCGCGCTAGACAGGCTCATCAACGACCGGGTGAGTTTGTATCATTTGTTCTACTCCTTTACAGTCAACTTATGGGCTATGGGATGTCAGGCTACGTCGGACCCGGTAAAGAAAAAGGCTTTGTCGTTTGTCAAGAGCTGGGCAAAGCAGATTGAGGAGACGGGTGATCCCAATCTGGGGCTTATGGGGGAACTGTATGACCAACTGAGAGCAAAGAGTGGGTGCATTTATGGATACAAGGGAGAGGGCTATGCTGATGGATCTCTATAGATCACGTCTTTGACGATCCCGAGCCAACTCCGGAGAGTGCTGTAAGTCATCCAAGTCATCTGCTCCCCTTGATGCTCATGGAGACAATTCGCTGATGAGATACAAACAGGAGGAAGCTCGACGCaggcaagaagaggaagaactCCAGAGAGTTCTCGAGCTGTCCAAGCAAGACAAGGGCGGTCGGGCCCAATTCACTTACCGGCCCTCTGGTTCAGTCGGcgcttcatcatcttctgtAGCAAACCCCAATCCGTCTTATTCTTCTATCCCTCAACCCGCTGCCCAAGCTCAAGCCCAACCTCAGGCCGCACCACAAGCCGCAAACTACACTCCCCAACCACAGAGAATCTACTCCCCTCAGCCTCTTGAACCGGAACCTTCAAAGGTGGATCTCAACACGGCCACCCGCGTACGCGCCATCTACCCGTTCACAGGCCAAGAAGTTGGTGAACTCGATTTTGAGAGAGGTGATGTGATCAAGGTGTTGGATAGGGGTTTCAAGGAGTGGTGGAGAGGAGCTTGTAATGGCAAGATTGGTGTGCGTTGTTATTTCATTCTTATGTTCCACTAGAAAAAAAGGGGCTAGAGCTGATGGGGAAACGTAGATATTCCCTGTGACGTATGTCGAGGCACTTCCGGAGCCTACGCCGAAAGAGCTGCAAGAAGAGGCACAAGAAGAAGCTAGGGTATTTGCTTCTCTCGGCAAGTCTTTTTTTATTATTTTCACTCGCCTTGTGCCAGAACAACGGAGCTTCGGTCTTGCTAATTTGAGGGCGGGCAAATATAGGTCTCGTCGATCAGTTATTGCAGACACTCAAAGGTATCGATCCCGCCCGCGGCGATAAACTCGATGACCGTCCAGAGATTGAAGAGATGTACCAGGCGAGTGTGGCATTGCAGGGCCAGATTAATACTTTGATCAAAAAGTATTCCGACCAAAAGGGTGAGTTTGAAAAATCGAATTCCCTCCAGATTCTCCAATCATCTTCTTAATAGGTAAAAAAGGAGTTGATCAGATTTGCTGATGGTATTCGCTGTGGGCTTTTGTAGCCGAGCTTGAGCATATGAATGCCAACTTTATCCGTGCAATGGGTCAATATGAAGAGTTGAGAAATGTTCCGCCTCCTGTACAACCACAGCGTACGTCTTGCACCTATCCTTTGTCAGCCATCGCACAAGGCCGTTAACGCCCCATCTCCCGTTGTTAGCTTTCGGATACGGCCCCCCGCAGCCCCAGCCACAGCTTCAACAACAAAACTCTTATTCTTACCAACAGTATCCTCAGCAGCCGGAACAACAGCACCAGCAGCCTTACGCCCAACAAACCTCGTCTCCTGCTGCACAATCCCAGGAGCCATATACCGCCCAGCAGCAACCCTACCCTGCCCAAGTCCAACCACAAGGTACGCTCTCTTTCCCACCAAGCAGTCCCCCAACGAGGCAAGTTACTGAGCCTGGAATAGCAGGTCTTGGTGCAGGGGATCAACAGGCGTGGGATCAGTATTACCAGCAGCAAGGGCAGCAACCCCCTCAGCCTTCTCAACCTCCGTCCCAGCCCCAGTCCCAACACAAGCCCCAACACCAACACCCATCTCACTCGCAGTCTCAGCCTCAGCAAGGATCGTACTATCCGGCTCAGGCGCAGGTGCAAGGATACCAAGCAGCGTATGCGACGATGCCCGATGGTAGAGCGTATGCCTCACCGCCTCCAGCTGGTACGCATCAAGGACAAGGGGTAGAAGGTGTGACTGCCGGAATGGACAGGATGAATGTACATGCGCCTTAGAGAGTGAGAAATTGGGTGCTTTTAGGACTGAGATTTGTCTCTGTGATTTTTTTGGTTGATGATGAAATGCTATTCGAGGTTTTGTGGAATGTGACTCAAGTTCTTGTTAGGGGCCCGGTCCACGTGTTGGATGGATGTCGGTGCATAATAACCCAAAAAAGTAACCAGACGATACATGTATTCTAAAACTTGGAACAAAACAGAACAAAACAGAACAGAACAGGACAAATATCAAGAAAAAAAGATCCCACCGCCTAATCTAATCCCCCTGTACATACTCGCTATACAAATCACCTTCTTCCTGACCATCATACCTTTCTGCTTCCCCTTCCCCGTCATCACCTTCCAGCTCATCCTCATCCCTTTCCATCCCTTCATCAGCTACCACACTCCCTGCACCCGTCACCGTGCCGCTTCCTCCGACACCACCGCCGCTCCCTCCACCGCCAGCACTGCCATCGTCCCGGGGTACGATGTCAATCAGGAAATCAAACATGTCAGAGTAGGCGATGGCGGCTGCTACATCTGATTTTTGGAGGGTACGGCGTTTGTGGGATTCGGCAACTAGCCATGCGCGGCAGGTGAGTTCGGATATAAATACTGACGGAAAGGCACACGTGGGTTAGTATACGGGCGAGGTATAGGCAGAGGAAGGGGGGAAACATGATGGACCTACTTTCACAAGCTTTGGAAAACATTATAGGCGCTATAAAAAGTTAGTGAGTGAGTTGTGGTGGATATTTTTTACGGTGGTCTCGATTTACCTTCTGCTGAAATCATCTATGCGTAAAGTAACATTAGCATCATATCCGTGTGACGAATTGGCAGCA includes the following:
- a CDS encoding Subunit of the ARP2/3 complex, putative; Arc40p (Similar to TIGR gene model, INSD accession AAW44268.1; required for the motility and integrity of cortical actin patches), which translates into the protein MSAPEVFQLSFGPLTGVAFSPDRTHVAVSPNNNEVHIYQRQGAEWIHKDTLAEHDKLITAISWAPNTNRIVTCSQDRNAYVWTPTESGWKPALVLLRINRAATCVKWSPNEDKFAVGSGARTIAVCYFDEENNWWVSKHVKKPLRSTVLSIDWHPNNVLLAAGTAEAKAYVFSAYIKGVDSKPEPTVWGERLPFGTICGEFTSPDGGWIHSVAFSPSGNILAYVSHDSSLSVVYPSAPGAPPAADFALRLPSLPFVDLTFTSESTLIAAGHDCQPIVFTGSEFGWALSHSLDDPASGGSRPLTPTATGSRSGGVGRLGNNEAFNMFKAADSRGQRGVAAPGATPTSAGLTPVGADGLLTTVHQNTITWVEPYEWGQGGEVTKVGTAGKDGRLVIWPVTAAKSGLAGRMTGLSV
- a CDS encoding uncharacterized protein (Similar to TIGR gene model, INSD accession AAW43945.1), producing MPIPFFGKQQQGTAQEQQHTQQQQQQSVEKPANHLPQVDRFETTLKDELKLQELQYPTPDDVPACMRLLDEFLMCYALVPQLRNIYRHGELHNCSWKFQDFKYCMSLKSEDPEGKRELWVKRRAEWWARRRVGVSSEDVWDVRTVNLENFPPLGEEVTSETSTT
- a CDS encoding mannosyltransferase, putative (Similar to TIGR gene model, XP_571671.1), yielding MALPGTETIRFRRPTTGPNAVEQKKEPKKDEFGSLAPIGWKRRHQGLLQDQLKRNQQGPFIPSLSLALRLLLLVRTASAMYSIISDCDEVFNFYEPLHYFQYNHGFQTWELSPQFAVRSWAYILLHWPLAHLGPLILGVGKRPAFFALRICLGAICSYCEAKFFRTVVETVNERVGRYLLFAMILSAGMWSASVAFLPSSFAMYTTMLASSYWFQPATTTPQGTIRTYRATFFYALGAIVGWPFSAALGIPFIFEQLFLGAGEIVPPELKHIWRSKRWDTMWKAVTMSASIVLPVYLIDSWVYGRPTLPTLNIITYNIFSGNGPDLYGTSPPTFYLANLFLNFNFFVPLALLSLPALAVTYKYDFRRLGRTQMAPREGETSPYVLLVTRLAPFYVWFAILTAQSHKEERFFFPAYPLLCFNAAVTIYLVRGWMEKVYIHLTRSPYNASRSSIFSNFTLLVVLLPCLLSVSRIAATYYFYHAPFDIVHHFQYNTLPGILSNLGYEPIPLPESYRPNGKEDEREIQWDLSPLQDLDEPVSICYGTEWHRFPGSYLIPEGVQVNFVQTEFDGMMPRKWEESAKKGRWPRSETRMVRPGRFNGENKASLEHGTFVDPSECMYMVALSMLSQTPTELEPDWTRSPEWEKEFCTTFLDGQSSKWWSRLIYLPWGLLDSGRVYGEYCLMHRKGAMHGA
- a CDS encoding glycosyl transferase, putative (Similar to TIGR gene model, XP_571251.1), giving the protein MFSTAANPYDDLVIKATDENLASEDWALNMDVCDKVSSDGQNGARQAITALQKRLSHRNPNVQIYALELANSLAQNCGKDLLGELSSRNWTSALDRLINDRATSDPVKKKALSFVKSWAKQIEETGDPNLGLMGELYDQLRAKNHVFDDPEPTPESAEEARRRQEEEELQRVLELSKQDKGGRAQFTYRPSGSVGASSSSVANPNPSYSSIPQPAAQAQAQPQAAPQAANYTPQPQRIYSPQPLEPEPSKVDLNTATRVRAIYPFTGQEVGELDFERGDVIKVLDRGFKEWWRGACNGKIGIFPVTYVEALPEPTPKELQEEAQEEARVFASLGLVDQLLQTLKGIDPARGDKLDDRPEIEEMYQASVALQGQINTLIKKYSDQKAELEHMNANFIRAMGQYEELRNVPPPVQPQPFGYGPPQPQPQLQQQNSYSYQQYPQQPEQQHQQPYAQQTSSPAAQSQEPYTAQQQPYPAQVQPQGTLSFPPSSPPTRQVTEPGIAGLGAGDQQAWDQYYQQQGQQPPQPSQPPSQPQSQHKPQHQHPSHSQSQPQQGSYYPAQAQVQGYQAAYATMPDGRAYASPPPAGTHQGQGVEGVTAGMDRMNVHAP